In one window of Thermosipho africanus Ob7 DNA:
- a CDS encoding ATP-dependent Clp protease ATP-binding subunit, whose product MRYLDERMQELVQQAAERLSQRRQNLLKPEHVLYEILQDENIQKIFEALNVPTEEIEDRLEELIESQYGVYYGSSSGVYMSNELSRIFELSRKEGKLLGSSKVSPVHFLLAVLKDASTQCAAILSKYNVTYDSVLKAVKELADSGEIDGEGNVLAKYTTDLTKLAKEGKLSPVIGREKEIERVIEILSRKTKNNPVLIGDPGVGKTAIVEGLAQRIVEGKVPEKLKNKKILMLDLGKMLAGSKYRGEFEERLKKVMEEIKKMKDNVILFIDELHTIVGAGAAEGAMDASNMLKPALARGELHAIGATTLEEYRKHIEKDKALARRFQPVLVEEPSVEETIEILKGLRETYEKHHDIKITDDAIEAAAKLSAKYIQDRFMPDKAIDLIDEAAAKVSLKNSDPKLTELKEKIKSLSEKIDELTINSQYKEAAEMKQQMYKMQQQYEELEKKYGSREVTPETVAKVVESWTGIPATKMMESEKEKLLKFEELVHQRMVDQEEAVKVVADAIRKARAGIKDPNRPIGTFLFLGPSGVGKTELAKTIAELLFGSENALIRIDMSEYMEKHSVARLIGAPPGYVGYDQGGQLTEAVRRKPYSVILLDEVEKAHPEVFNVLLQVFDDGRLTDGKGNTVDFRNTIIIMTSNLASDKILRKVEAGVDFEKIEESVREDLKHYFRPEFINRIDHVVIFKPLTKEHMKEIVEKLVARLENRLKEKNLKIKLTEKAKEYLAEKGYDPAFGARPLRRLIEREIETPLSVKIIAGEIAEGDIVLVDEENGKLIVEKEKELTK is encoded by the coding sequence ATGAGATATTTAGATGAAAGGATGCAAGAATTAGTCCAGCAAGCAGCAGAACGCTTATCTCAAAGAAGGCAGAACCTGTTAAAACCCGAGCATGTACTATATGAAATTCTTCAAGATGAAAACATTCAAAAAATATTTGAAGCTTTAAATGTACCTACTGAAGAAATCGAAGATAGGTTAGAAGAATTAATTGAAAGCCAATATGGGGTTTACTACGGTTCATCTTCTGGTGTTTATATGTCAAATGAGCTATCTAGGATTTTTGAACTTTCAAGAAAAGAAGGTAAGTTATTAGGTTCAAGCAAAGTATCACCAGTTCACTTTTTGTTAGCTGTTCTTAAGGATGCTTCAACTCAATGTGCAGCTATATTATCAAAGTACAATGTAACTTATGATTCGGTTTTAAAAGCGGTTAAAGAGCTAGCAGACTCTGGAGAAATTGATGGTGAAGGAAATGTATTAGCAAAGTATACCACTGATTTAACAAAGCTTGCAAAAGAAGGTAAACTTTCACCAGTTATTGGAAGGGAAAAAGAAATTGAAAGGGTAATTGAAATTCTTTCAAGAAAAACAAAGAACAACCCAGTCCTTATTGGAGATCCAGGTGTTGGAAAAACTGCAATTGTTGAAGGCCTTGCTCAAAGAATTGTTGAAGGTAAAGTTCCTGAGAAGCTGAAGAATAAAAAAATATTAATGCTTGATTTAGGGAAAATGCTTGCAGGAAGCAAGTACAGAGGAGAATTTGAAGAGCGTTTAAAGAAAGTAATGGAAGAGATTAAGAAAATGAAAGATAATGTTATTCTTTTCATTGATGAGTTACATACCATTGTTGGAGCAGGTGCAGCAGAAGGTGCAATGGATGCATCAAATATGCTTAAACCAGCACTTGCAAGAGGAGAACTTCATGCCATAGGTGCAACTACACTTGAAGAATATAGAAAACACATTGAAAAAGACAAGGCTCTTGCAAGAAGGTTCCAACCAGTACTTGTTGAAGAACCAAGTGTAGAGGAAACTATAGAGATATTAAAAGGATTGCGCGAAACATATGAAAAACATCATGATATTAAGATAACAGACGATGCTATTGAAGCTGCTGCAAAGCTTTCAGCAAAGTATATCCAGGACAGATTTATGCCAGACAAGGCAATAGATTTAATAGATGAGGCAGCTGCAAAAGTAAGTTTGAAAAATAGTGATCCAAAATTGACTGAGTTGAAAGAAAAAATAAAATCTTTGAGTGAAAAAATAGATGAACTTACGATTAATTCACAGTATAAAGAAGCTGCAGAGATGAAGCAGCAAATGTACAAAATGCAGCAGCAATACGAAGAACTCGAGAAAAAGTATGGTTCAAGAGAAGTAACACCTGAAACTGTCGCAAAGGTTGTAGAATCTTGGACTGGAATTCCAGCTACAAAGATGATGGAGTCTGAAAAAGAAAAATTATTAAAATTTGAAGAACTAGTCCATCAGAGAATGGTAGACCAAGAAGAGGCTGTAAAAGTAGTTGCTGATGCAATAAGAAAAGCAAGAGCTGGTATAAAAGATCCAAATAGACCAATAGGAACATTCTTATTCCTAGGACCAAGTGGTGTTGGCAAAACTGAACTTGCAAAAACAATTGCTGAATTACTCTTTGGCTCTGAAAACGCACTCATAAGGATTGATATGAGTGAATACATGGAGAAACACTCAGTTGCAAGACTTATAGGTGCACCTCCAGGATATGTTGGTTATGATCAAGGTGGTCAATTAACCGAAGCTGTTAGAAGAAAACCATATAGTGTGATACTCCTTGATGAAGTAGAAAAGGCACATCCTGAGGTATTCAATGTACTCTTACAAGTCTTTGATGATGGTAGACTTACTGATGGTAAAGGTAACACAGTTGATTTTAGAAATACAATAATAATCATGACAAGTAACCTTGCAAGTGATAAGATATTGAGAAAAGTAGAAGCTGGAGTTGATTTTGAAAAGATAGAAGAATCTGTACGTGAAGATTTAAAACACTACTTTAGACCAGAGTTCATAAATAGAATAGACCATGTAGTGATATTCAAGCCATTGACAAAAGAGCATATGAAAGAAATTGTAGAAAAATTAGTTGCAAGGCTTGAAAATAGATTAAAAGAAAAGAATTTAAAGATAAAACTTACAGAGAAAGCAAAAGAATATCTAGCAGAAAAAGGTTACGATCCAGCATTTGGTGCAAGACCACTTAGAAGGTTAATAGAGAGAGAAATTGAAACACCACTTTCGGTAAAAATAATTGCTGGAGAAATTGCAGAAGGAGATATTGTTCTAGTTGATGAAGAAAATGGAAAATTGATTGTAGAAAAAGAAAAAGAATTGACAAAATAG
- a CDS encoding aromatic ring-hydroxylating oxygenase subunit alpha, whose amino-acid sequence MIKNQWYIVMSSKELKKGKLVGVTRFGEKLVFWRSKDGRVNCISDICCHRGASLSHGRLLENDRIMCPFHGFEYDTDGKVKVIPAFGRNVEVPERYKVKKYYTYEIADFIWVWYGDGEPTHIPKYFDDISEEFSYSEFTQVWNVNYTRAIENQLDVVHVPIVHYNTIGKGNRTVVDGPIVKWQNETMFYFYVHNRVDDGTPAKKPDEIDINDISKVYLEFKFPNFWQNHILDKLRVTAAFVPIDEEHTKIYLRFYVAFTKIRFINKIISSIGNIFNRIVLNQDRRVVETQIPKKTELKMNEKLILGDLPIIEYRKKREELKLGNGD is encoded by the coding sequence ATGATTAAAAATCAATGGTATATAGTTATGTCTTCAAAAGAATTAAAAAAAGGAAAATTAGTTGGAGTTACAAGATTTGGCGAAAAATTGGTGTTTTGGAGAAGTAAAGATGGTAGAGTAAACTGTATTTCAGATATTTGTTGTCACAGGGGAGCTTCTTTATCCCATGGGAGATTATTAGAGAATGATAGAATAATGTGTCCTTTCCATGGATTTGAATATGATACAGATGGTAAAGTAAAAGTGATTCCAGCCTTTGGAAGAAATGTTGAAGTTCCTGAAAGGTACAAAGTGAAAAAATATTACACCTATGAAATAGCTGATTTTATTTGGGTTTGGTATGGTGATGGAGAACCAACTCATATTCCAAAATATTTTGATGATATATCTGAAGAATTTTCATATAGTGAATTTACACAAGTTTGGAATGTTAATTATACCCGTGCGATTGAAAATCAACTAGATGTTGTTCATGTTCCTATAGTTCATTACAATACTATTGGAAAAGGCAATAGAACAGTTGTTGATGGCCCAATAGTGAAATGGCAAAATGAAACAATGTTTTACTTTTACGTTCACAACCGGGTAGATGATGGAACACCTGCAAAGAAACCTGATGAGATTGATATAAATGATATTAGTAAAGTTTATTTAGAATTTAAATTTCCAAACTTTTGGCAAAATCATATTCTTGATAAATTGAGAGTTACTGCTGCTTTTGTTCCAATTGATGAAGAGCACACAAAAATTTACTTGAGATTTTATGTTGCTTTTACAAAAATAAGGTTTATTAACAAAATTATAAGCTCCATTGGTAATATTTTCAATAGAATAGTATTGAATCAAGATAGAAGAGTTGTAGAAACTCAAATTCCTAAAAAGACGGAGTTAAAAATGAATGAAAAGCTTATTTTAGGAGATTTGCCTATAATTGAGTATAGAAAGAAAAGGGAAGAATTAAAACTGGGAAATGGGGATTGA
- a CDS encoding phytoene desaturase family protein: MQEREVIVVGGGISGLTSAVYLAKAGKDVLLIEKNEKCGGLFNSFEREGFRFDGGAKAVVNSGLIKPMIEELGIDLKFLKNPITLRVEDRQVIVNDEESINEYSNILKELYPQSSIYVDNIINEIKKIISYMKILYGVDNPLFKKENVFLKIPGFLIYIFKFLNTIFKINALQMPYEDLLNKLSKDQSLNDIIGQHFFKNTPAFFALSYFALFNDYLYPEGGMGNLSCKIAQKILELNGEIKYNTKIVKIIPDMNLIVDEEGNVYKYKYLVWAGDLKYFYKNIEGNDNKIRKLKEKILNSKGAESVYNVYLAVDKSPLEFSKIASGHIFYTPERKGLGILRNTSEILNNWDNLSKEEKINWIEKYCRYNTFEISIPSLRDKTASPESKTGINVSFLFDYEITKKISEEGWYEEFKEKVEDIVLEILEKLYGDLRNNLIFKFSATPLTFEKYALTSEGSIVGWSFENEIPVENKIINLSRSVKTPFKNIFTVGKWVISPAGGPTAIMTGRIVAKIISKR, from the coding sequence ATGCAAGAACGAGAAGTTATTGTTGTTGGAGGAGGAATTTCAGGTTTAACTTCTGCAGTGTATCTTGCAAAAGCTGGAAAAGACGTCTTACTTATAGAGAAAAATGAGAAATGTGGAGGTTTATTTAACTCTTTTGAAAGAGAAGGTTTTAGATTTGATGGTGGAGCAAAAGCAGTTGTTAATTCTGGGCTTATAAAACCTATGATAGAGGAGCTAGGTATTGATTTAAAATTTTTAAAAAATCCTATAACTTTGAGAGTTGAAGACAGACAAGTGATTGTTAATGATGAAGAGAGCATTAACGAATATTCAAATATATTAAAAGAACTTTATCCTCAAAGTTCGATTTACGTGGACAATATAATAAATGAAATAAAAAAGATTATATCTTACATGAAAATTTTATATGGTGTTGATAATCCACTTTTTAAGAAAGAAAATGTATTTTTGAAAATTCCTGGATTTTTGATATATATCTTTAAATTTTTAAATACAATTTTTAAGATAAATGCCCTTCAAATGCCGTATGAAGATTTATTAAATAAATTATCAAAAGATCAATCATTAAATGATATAATTGGACAACACTTTTTTAAAAACACACCTGCATTTTTTGCATTAAGTTATTTTGCGCTTTTTAACGATTATTTATATCCTGAAGGAGGAATGGGGAATTTAAGTTGTAAAATAGCTCAGAAAATTTTAGAGCTTAATGGAGAAATTAAATACAATACAAAGATTGTAAAGATTATACCTGATATGAATCTAATTGTTGATGAAGAAGGTAATGTGTACAAATACAAGTATTTGGTATGGGCAGGAGATTTGAAGTATTTTTATAAAAACATAGAGGGCAACGATAATAAAATCAGAAAGTTAAAAGAAAAAATTCTAAATTCAAAAGGAGCAGAGTCAGTATATAATGTATATCTGGCCGTTGACAAATCTCCTTTAGAATTTTCAAAAATTGCCTCGGGCCATATTTTTTATACTCCTGAAAGAAAAGGGCTTGGAATTTTAAGAAATACGTCTGAAATATTAAATAATTGGGATAATCTTAGCAAAGAAGAGAAAATTAATTGGATTGAAAAATATTGTAGATATAATACCTTTGAAATTTCAATACCATCTCTCAGAGACAAAACAGCATCGCCTGAAAGTAAAACGGGTATAAATGTAAGCTTCCTTTTTGATTATGAGATTACTAAGAAAATATCTGAGGAAGGTTGGTATGAAGAGTTTAAAGAAAAAGTTGAGGATATCGTTTTAGAAATTTTAGAAAAACTTTATGGAGATTTGAGAAATAATCTCATATTTAAATTTTCAGCAACTCCTTTAACTTTTGAAAAATATGCACTTACTTCTGAAGGATCAATTGTAGGTTGGTCTTTTGAAAATGAAATTCCCGTGGAAAATAAGATTATAAATCTTTCAAGATCGGTAAAAACACCTTTTAAAAATATTTTTACAGTAGGAAAGTGGGTAATTAGTCCTGCCGGTGGTCCTACTGCTATAATGACTGGAAGAATTGTTGCAAAAATAATAAGTAAAAGGTGA
- a CDS encoding phytoene desaturase family protein yields the protein MKKVVIVGGGISGLTAGCFSQGDITIIEKNEKCGGLVNSFVKDGFRFEGGVRALLNSGIIFPMLEKLNLALDVLPNYVSVGVEDKIIDVKSKENIKDYEIMLKSLYPENTNEISNFIKVVKKMVDYIEILYSVKNPLFADKSEYFKYLPWILKALKVFMAMKNMNIPVEKYLKKFFENNSLIDIISQHFFKNIPAFYALSYFYIYTDYFYLKGGLGTFPKKLEEYFLKEKGEILYNTKVVSVDVEKKVVLDQNGKKYPYDILIWAADLKELYKMVNLTSRKFLKEKEKILNGKPAESVYTLYLAVDVPPEEFKRISHGHFFYAPCKKGLGDIHRKEIKNLISYGTKKDILNWIKRFVKYNTFEISIPVLKDETAAPKGKTGVIVSVLLDYEIVKKVYDEGWYEEFKEKMDEAFIDVLSDSIYPFLKNNILFKFSSSPISIQNYANTSDGSIIGWGFEEKAPIKNNFQKAALTSIPHVYKAGKWAYTPSGVPMAILTGKIASKYTWGVY from the coding sequence ATGAAAAAAGTTGTAATTGTGGGTGGAGGTATCTCGGGTTTAACTGCGGGGTGTTTTTCACAAGGAGATATTACAATTATAGAAAAAAATGAAAAATGTGGTGGCCTCGTTAATTCTTTTGTAAAAGATGGATTTAGATTTGAGGGAGGAGTTAGAGCACTTTTAAACTCAGGTATAATTTTTCCAATGCTAGAAAAATTAAACTTGGCATTAGATGTTTTGCCTAACTATGTTTCTGTAGGTGTTGAAGATAAAATTATTGATGTTAAGTCTAAAGAAAATATAAAAGACTATGAAATAATGTTAAAATCACTTTATCCAGAAAATACAAATGAGATTTCTAATTTTATAAAAGTTGTTAAAAAAATGGTGGATTATATTGAAATACTTTATAGTGTAAAAAATCCTCTTTTTGCAGACAAAAGTGAATACTTCAAATATCTCCCTTGGATTTTAAAAGCGTTAAAAGTTTTTATGGCAATGAAAAATATGAACATTCCTGTAGAAAAATATCTGAAAAAATTTTTCGAAAATAATTCTTTGATAGATATCATAAGCCAGCATTTTTTCAAAAATATTCCAGCTTTTTATGCATTGAGTTATTTTTACATATATACGGATTATTTTTATTTAAAAGGTGGTCTTGGGACTTTTCCAAAAAAACTAGAAGAATATTTTTTGAAGGAAAAGGGAGAGATACTTTACAATACAAAGGTTGTTTCGGTTGATGTAGAAAAAAAGGTTGTTTTAGATCAAAACGGGAAAAAATATCCATACGATATATTAATTTGGGCGGCTGATTTAAAAGAGTTATATAAGATGGTTAATTTGACAAGCAGAAAGTTTTTGAAAGAAAAAGAAAAAATTTTAAATGGAAAACCGGCAGAATCTGTTTATACGCTTTATTTAGCAGTTGATGTTCCACCTGAAGAATTTAAAAGAATTTCTCATGGTCATTTTTTCTATGCACCTTGCAAAAAAGGTTTAGGAGATATTCATAGAAAAGAGATAAAAAATTTAATATCATATGGTACAAAAAAGGATATATTAAATTGGATAAAAAGATTTGTAAAGTATAATACATTTGAAATATCAATTCCAGTTTTGAAGGATGAAACTGCTGCCCCAAAAGGTAAGACTGGAGTTATTGTAAGTGTGCTTCTTGATTATGAAATAGTAAAAAAAGTTTATGATGAAGGTTGGTATGAAGAATTCAAAGAGAAAATGGATGAAGCTTTTATAGATGTCCTTTCAGATTCAATATATCCGTTTTTAAAAAACAATATACTCTTTAAATTTTCATCTAGTCCAATTTCAATACAAAATTATGCTAATACAAGTGATGGTTCTATTATAGGTTGGGGGTTTGAAGAAAAAGCGCCTATAAAGAATAATTTTCAAAAAGCTGCCTTAACATCTATTCCACATGTTTACAAAGCGGGAAAATGGGCCTATACTCCATCTGGAGTTCCAATGGCTATTTTAACTGGAAAGATAGCCAGCAAGTATACTTGGGGGGTATATTAG
- a CDS encoding sensor domain-containing diguanylate cyclase, with the protein MLIFLFILTFVLISLLFYIVRIIKLTKLIYNTARKDSNVIIWKNSRILYCDKPLMELLKKHGIDVNDFRNFSFEKINFYINKYPFLKEFFEKFRVNFEEKLFEYETTIFLSNEFYKIKFRREKNKTTVYSVLLITNVILNIKEYTDELISSIYKIPEEFFNLTTSDTSTYELVDYFFNFLSSQNIIDSLVVGIRKIDGSINIIYGKIGDKKFKNFTIKDKTLISYISDTGEKLYVNNSEELKLPEEYKLMKVINKPYSIYGIPLRIGENVFGAVLFEKEGNNKFCLKDFHLFEILAFLISISIKLKNEYQILYKSSKEKFKKAIIDPLTKAYNRNYLFDALNKNIKFSKEKSKYKIVIFLDLDNFKYLNDKYGYVYGDKVLKNFVKTAKMVLRKDDIIIRYGGDEFLILLYDLNIENAESVIQRIRKMILNSEFKVDFSYGLMYFDHEKSLEENIKIVDKKMYEMKSKKKKLNL; encoded by the coding sequence ATGTTGATCTTTTTGTTTATTTTAACCTTCGTTTTAATTTCATTACTATTTTATATTGTTAGAATTATAAAATTAACAAAACTTATTTATAATACTGCAAGGAAAGATTCTAACGTTATAATCTGGAAAAATTCCAGAATTTTATACTGTGACAAGCCATTAATGGAACTATTAAAAAAGCATGGAATAGATGTAAATGATTTTAGAAATTTTTCTTTTGAAAAGATAAATTTCTACATTAATAAATATCCTTTTTTAAAAGAATTTTTTGAAAAGTTTAGAGTAAACTTTGAAGAAAAACTCTTTGAATATGAAACTACCATTTTCCTTTCAAATGAATTTTATAAAATCAAATTTAGAAGAGAAAAGAATAAGACAACTGTTTATTCTGTGTTATTGATAACAAACGTAATATTAAATATTAAGGAATATACAGATGAATTAATAAGTTCTATTTATAAAATTCCTGAAGAATTTTTTAATTTAACAACCTCGGATACTTCAACATATGAACTTGTAGATTATTTCTTTAATTTTCTTTCCAGTCAAAATATAATTGACTCATTAGTCGTTGGAATTAGAAAGATTGATGGCTCAATTAATATAATTTATGGAAAAATAGGAGATAAAAAATTTAAAAACTTCACAATTAAGGATAAAACATTAATTTCATACATATCAGATACTGGAGAAAAGTTGTACGTAAATAACTCAGAGGAATTAAAATTACCCGAAGAATATAAATTAATGAAAGTGATTAACAAACCTTACTCAATATATGGGATACCTTTAAGGATAGGAGAAAATGTCTTTGGGGCTGTCTTATTTGAAAAGGAAGGGAATAATAAGTTCTGCTTAAAAGACTTTCATCTATTTGAAATACTTGCATTCTTAATTTCAATTAGTATTAAACTCAAAAATGAATATCAAATCCTCTATAAATCAAGCAAAGAAAAATTCAAAAAAGCAATAATTGATCCACTAACAAAAGCATATAATAGAAATTATTTATTTGATGCTCTTAATAAAAACATTAAATTTTCTAAAGAAAAGTCAAAATATAAAATTGTAATTTTTCTTGATTTAGATAATTTTAAATACTTAAACGATAAATATGGATACGTATACGGAGACAAAGTACTCAAAAACTTTGTAAAAACTGCAAAAATGGTTTTAAGAAAGGATGACATTATAATAAGATACGGCGGAGATGAATTTTTAATATTACTATATGATTTAAATATTGAAAACGCTGAAAGTGTAATTCAAAGAATAAGAAAAATGATTTTAAATTCTGAGTTTAAAGTTGATTTTTCTTACGGCCTAATGTATTTTGATCATGAAAAAAGTTTAGAAGAAAATATTAAAATTGTTGATAAAAAAATGTATGAAATGAAATCTAAGAAGAAAAAACTAAATCTCTAG
- a CDS encoding tocopherol cyclase family protein, with the protein MGIDNILIYHPESYHGEGKKNFFEGWYFKNTSSNGSYVFAIIPGISIGSDSHSFIQVIDNRGYSKYFRFEFSDFKFSNKPFWVKIKDNYFSLEKIKINLENFEGQLIFKGLKPWPVSIFSPGVMGPFGFLNFLECYHGILSFNHKVRGYLKVNGKEIDFNNGKGYIEKDWGISFPKSWIWSASNDFEKDESISISIATVPFFRNYFVGFIIGLYVRGKLYKFTTYNGSKIKNLEIFEDRIFLTVQKRKYKMNVEIIKSEGNILIAPRQGEMVERISESLNAKVKVKLYKGNELLFAGIGKNAGLEVVGNIIDDMKIRL; encoded by the coding sequence ATGGGGATTGATAATATTTTAATTTATCATCCAGAAAGTTACCATGGAGAAGGTAAAAAAAATTTTTTTGAAGGTTGGTATTTTAAAAACACAAGCTCAAATGGCTCATATGTCTTTGCTATTATACCTGGAATATCAATTGGAAGTGATTCCCATTCTTTTATCCAGGTAATTGACAATAGAGGTTATTCAAAATATTTCAGATTTGAATTTAGTGATTTTAAATTTTCGAATAAACCGTTTTGGGTTAAGATAAAGGACAATTATTTTTCACTTGAGAAAATAAAGATCAATCTTGAAAACTTTGAAGGGCAATTAATATTTAAAGGTTTAAAACCATGGCCTGTAAGTATATTTAGCCCAGGAGTGATGGGGCCTTTTGGATTTTTAAATTTTCTTGAGTGCTATCACGGAATTCTTAGTTTTAATCATAAGGTGAGAGGGTATTTAAAAGTAAATGGAAAAGAGATAGATTTTAATAATGGAAAAGGTTATATTGAAAAAGATTGGGGAATTTCTTTTCCAAAATCATGGATTTGGAGTGCATCAAATGATTTTGAGAAAGATGAATCAATAAGTATATCAATAGCAACCGTACCTTTTTTTAGAAATTATTTTGTGGGATTTATTATTGGATTGTATGTTAGAGGTAAATTGTATAAGTTTACTACTTACAATGGTTCAAAAATTAAAAATTTAGAAATATTTGAAGATAGAATTTTCTTAACTGTACAAAAGAGAAAATATAAGATGAATGTTGAAATTATTAAATCAGAAGGAAATATTTTAATAGCTCCAAGACAAGGAGAAATGGTTGAAAGAATAAGTGAAAGTTTGAACGCAAAAGTTAAAGTAAAACTTTACAAAGGCAATGAGCTTTTATTTGCCGGAATTGGAAAAAACGCAGGTTTGGAGGTAGTTGGGAATATAATTGATGATATGAAAATTAGGTTATAA
- a CDS encoding DUF445 family protein, with translation MIKKLAKDILFWILLLTYIVSYNIYTNSNIFAFKIIGLLSIGGLVGYITNILAIWMLFNPKRKILGLQGVIPKKRDEIANSTSKIIEEEFINPKSLREFIEKNKENFLNSIIEFPNSKELVIPPLKNITNDRELEKKDNKSHF, from the coding sequence ATGATTAAAAAGCTTGCAAAAGATATTTTATTTTGGATTCTACTTTTAACTTACATAGTAAGTTACAATATATATACAAATTCTAATATCTTTGCCTTTAAAATAATTGGACTTTTGTCAATAGGAGGGCTTGTTGGGTATATTACAAATATCCTTGCAATATGGATGCTTTTTAATCCGAAAAGAAAAATTCTTGGACTTCAAGGAGTTATCCCAAAAAAAAGGGATGAAATAGCAAATAGCACCTCAAAGATAATAGAAGAAGAGTTTATAAATCCAAAGTCATTGCGTGAGTTTATAGAAAAAAACAAAGAAAACTTTTTAAATTCTATAATTGAATTTCCAAACTCAAAAGAACTAGTAATACCACCACTAAAGAATATAACAAACGACAGAGAATTAGAAAAAAAAGATAACAAAAGCCATTTTTGA
- a CDS encoding DUF445 family protein — protein MKEKVKEFLISKIKIPLIPIGSFVEPLIDKFFNDVKNDIQQKGEIYNSLKQIIKQKINNKKIEDLLTFEQFKNLIHNLKSNIFDFTVKKVSNILERKIDIKELLNYLGLDIEKLLVDIFTKYENRIICLVEKFFEKISFKEIIKEKIESYSLEEMEEVTLKLARRELRYVEIFGIPLGMLISVFQIIF, from the coding sequence TTGAAGGAAAAAGTTAAAGAATTTCTAATTTCAAAAATTAAAATTCCACTTATTCCTATAGGTTCTTTTGTTGAACCATTGATTGATAAATTCTTTAATGATGTTAAAAACGACATACAACAAAAAGGTGAAATCTATAACAGTTTAAAGCAAATTATAAAACAAAAGATTAACAATAAAAAGATAGAAGATCTTTTAACATTTGAGCAATTTAAAAATCTTATCCACAACCTAAAAAGCAATATCTTTGATTTCACAGTTAAAAAAGTTTCAAATATATTAGAAAGAAAAATAGACATAAAAGAACTATTAAACTATCTTGGTCTAGACATAGAAAAATTGTTAGTAGATATTTTTACAAAATATGAAAATAGAATAATTTGTTTAGTTGAAAAATTCTTTGAAAAAATATCTTTCAAAGAAATAATAAAGGAAAAGATAGAAAGCTATTCTTTGGAAGAAATGGAAGAAGTCACACTAAAACTTGCAAGAAGAGAATTAAGATACGTAGAAATTTTTGGAATACCACTTGGAATGCTTATAAGCGTCTTTCAAATAATATTTTAA
- the bcp gene encoding thioredoxin-dependent thiol peroxidase, translated as MEKAKNFCLPDKNGKMHCLEDFKGKWVVLYFYPKDNTSGCTREAKDFSQLKEEFEKLGAVIIGISKDSPKSHQKFVEKHSLSILLLSDEAHKVIEDYQAWGKKKMYGKEYFGVIRSTFLINPDGNIVKVWRNVKVKDHANEVLKTLKELL; from the coding sequence ATGGAAAAAGCAAAGAATTTTTGTCTTCCTGACAAAAATGGTAAAATGCATTGTTTGGAAGATTTTAAAGGCAAATGGGTTGTATTGTATTTTTATCCAAAGGATAATACTTCAGGTTGCACAAGAGAGGCAAAAGATTTTTCGCAGCTAAAAGAAGAATTTGAAAAGTTAGGAGCAGTTATTATTGGTATAAGTAAAGACAGTCCAAAATCACATCAAAAATTTGTTGAAAAACATTCTCTTTCTATTCTTCTTTTAAGTGATGAAGCTCACAAAGTTATTGAAGATTATCAGGCTTGGGGTAAGAAAAAGATGTATGGAAAAGAATATTTTGGAGTCATTCGTAGTACCTTTTTAATTAATCCAGACGGAAATATAGTAAAGGTTTGGAGAAATGTGAAAGTAAAGGATCACGCAAATGAAGTTTTAAAAACTTTAAAAGAACTTTTATAA